A stretch of the Teretinema zuelzerae genome encodes the following:
- a CDS encoding alpha/beta hydrolase codes for MNVLIAYFLTAAVLCVLGVSFVLSLQVTDRPRHRWHNELEAEAAYAGFSLSWWEGLEKEPVSIASPHGYELKGLRVRSGESPKGTVVLCHGHGWCLAGSIKYMKLFLEQGFDAIIYDNRSSGDSGGKRVTMGYFEKDDLSAVIAFERSRPGFSGRIGTHGESMGAATVILQSAVASNSAVASSGASVLPDFVVADCPFSDLSDELAWNLKSRYGLPREPFLLLSSAIARLRCGFAWKQVSPIRAIEQAGGMPNVPLFLVHGSADSYILPKMSEDLFAAKQGVKRLLLVPDAGHGRSLVTAPGLYARELGEFLSQTN; via the coding sequence ATGAATGTATTGATCGCGTATTTTCTGACAGCGGCCGTTTTGTGCGTCCTCGGCGTGAGTTTCGTTCTTTCACTTCAGGTGACCGACCGGCCGCGCCATCGCTGGCACAACGAGCTGGAAGCCGAAGCGGCCTATGCCGGTTTCTCCCTTTCCTGGTGGGAAGGGCTGGAAAAGGAGCCGGTATCAATCGCTTCTCCGCACGGGTACGAACTCAAGGGTTTGCGCGTCCGCTCGGGGGAAAGCCCGAAGGGCACTGTGGTTCTCTGCCACGGCCACGGGTGGTGCCTCGCCGGCAGCATCAAGTATATGAAGCTGTTTCTGGAACAGGGTTTCGACGCGATTATCTACGATAACCGTTCGAGCGGGGACTCTGGCGGAAAGCGCGTGACCATGGGCTATTTCGAAAAAGACGACCTTTCGGCCGTCATCGCCTTTGAACGCTCCCGTCCCGGCTTTTCAGGCCGCATCGGCACTCACGGAGAATCCATGGGAGCCGCGACGGTTATCCTGCAGAGTGCTGTTGCGAGCAACAGCGCCGTTGCAAGCAGCGGCGCATCGGTTTTGCCGGATTTCGTCGTCGCGGACTGTCCCTTTTCCGATCTTTCGGACGAGCTCGCCTGGAATCTGAAGTCGCGCTACGGGCTTCCCCGCGAACCCTTCCTCCTGCTTTCATCGGCTATCGCCCGGCTCCGCTGCGGCTTCGCCTGGAAGCAGGTTTCTCCGATCCGCGCGATAGAGCAAGCCGGCGGCATGCCGAACGTTCCCCTGTTTCTCGTTCACGGCTCGGCCGACTCCTACATACTTCCGAAAATGTCGGAAGATCTGTTCGCCGCGAAGCAGGGCGTCAAGCGCCTGCTTCTGGTTCCCGACGCGGGCCACGGACGAAGCCTCGTTACCGCTCCCGGACTGTACGCGCGGGAGCTCGGAGAATTTCTTAGTCAGACGAATTGA
- a CDS encoding DUF4384 domain-containing protein, whose translation MKKSAIPLIVFLLALYTAPVQAGQPWWWDSPHRDDDLYLYEPASASGYRTEQEAVAAAFDAARSMLMNRIGITPAIREAGLVPPREFALLSCEITDRGTELLGRNWKAWVMVRYPRSEQQLLLTRWEASLSSVQDLQKIEAKIPREFSLSLAPVSGRSVVVGGETISFAVTADRDCHLILLDHQSDGTTILLFPNSYHEGSAVRAGETVVIPPPQSTFALVATEPWGDDRIEAIACTEESSLHSAFSSLLEVNGASPGLAAVTRGFFVKALDSALSSPEKASWSRAEMIISTYPEKK comes from the coding sequence ATGAAAAAAAGCGCGATTCCCTTGATCGTTTTTCTACTCGCTCTATATACTGCTCCAGTACAGGCCGGACAGCCGTGGTGGTGGGACAGCCCTCACCGGGACGACGACCTGTATCTCTACGAACCGGCGTCGGCGTCTGGCTATAGAACCGAACAGGAAGCGGTGGCCGCGGCGTTCGACGCGGCCCGTTCCATGCTGATGAACCGCATCGGGATTACGCCGGCGATCCGCGAGGCAGGCCTCGTGCCTCCCCGGGAGTTTGCGCTCCTTTCCTGCGAAATCACCGATCGGGGCACCGAGCTTCTCGGCAGAAACTGGAAGGCCTGGGTGATGGTCCGCTACCCTCGTTCCGAACAGCAGCTCCTTTTGACGCGTTGGGAGGCTTCTCTTTCTTCGGTTCAGGATCTTCAAAAAATCGAAGCGAAGATTCCGCGGGAATTTTCGCTCAGTCTCGCTCCCGTAAGCGGGAGATCCGTGGTCGTAGGCGGCGAAACGATTTCATTCGCGGTGACCGCAGACCGGGACTGCCATCTGATCCTTCTGGACCATCAGAGCGACGGAACCACTATTCTCCTGTTTCCGAATTCCTACCACGAGGGGTCGGCCGTGCGCGCTGGAGAGACCGTCGTCATTCCGCCGCCTCAGTCGACCTTCGCCCTGGTCGCGACCGAACCGTGGGGAGACGACCGCATCGAGGCCATCGCCTGCACGGAGGAGTCAAGCTTGCACAGCGCCTTCTCGTCGCTTTTGGAGGTCAACGGAGCGTCTCCCGGCCTCGCCGCAGTCACCCGCGGTTTTTTCGTTAAAGCCCTCGACTCAGCCCTTTCATCGCCTGAGAAGGCGTCGTGGAGCCGCGCGGAAATGATTATCTCAACCTATCCGGAGAAAAAGTAA
- a CDS encoding PG0541 family transporter-associated protein, translating into MHRLEIIANASVREELEEALELAVPGFAYTVIPQAQGRGERDRKLGTSTWPELNFILIAYLSDDDFPAARKAVTSVRERFPREGIAQFDVPAME; encoded by the coding sequence ATGCACAGGCTTGAAATCATTGCGAACGCGTCGGTCAGGGAGGAGCTGGAAGAGGCTCTTGAACTCGCGGTTCCCGGCTTTGCGTATACGGTCATTCCGCAGGCGCAGGGAAGGGGAGAGCGCGACAGAAAACTGGGAACCTCCACCTGGCCCGAGCTTAATTTCATTTTGATCGCCTATCTTTCAGACGACGATTTTCCCGCTGCCCGGAAGGCGGTAACATCGGTCCGGGAGCGGTTTCCCCGCGAGGGGATCGCCCAGTTCGACGTTCCCGCAATGGAGTGA
- a CDS encoding efflux RND transporter permease subunit gives MSFSGKVSEHPVLSLIVFALLGIMSIFTLSGIPIGLMPEMTMPVLMVSTSYDSAGPESVEKSVTSPLETSLSGVSGLNAITSTSSEESSMIRLEFDYGTDLESASNDVRDKLDRVKGALPDEAGTPTIMKFDSSMMPIMKIAVRGDRSPEDLKEIAENYLEDRLLQASGVGNVSVSGGRDKIVRVEISQNRLDAYELTMTSVASALATQNLELGGGKIGEGSKNYIIRTVGEFSGIDEINDTIVAERNGYVVRLRDVGRAFEGYGDVSSYAYVNGESGVYVSITKQSSANTVDVADAVYAKLEEIRGILPAGISLDVISDDSEQVRNTVNSLIESALQGAILAMLVLMLFLRNLKSTLIMGISIPFSILITLLAMKFAGITMNMMTMTGLILGVGMVVDSSVVVLENIHQYRERGTKASVAAVLGTQEVLSSVVAGNLTTVCVFIPIILFQSELGMIGQMIPDLIFTIIFALVSSLFVAMFLVPVLAGKFLPPATREEKPLTNPVLKAADESIEKILSKLGLWYGRAVSHLLSRRKATAIVVAGLLTVSLAFTTKLNLVLMPNMRDEGITLNVSLPIGTKLEETDAVLRAFETIVREETKGWESIVTSVGSGGGFSSGNASYKGSLSVQLPDADEQIDSADDITAKLRSHFDEYPSVTFSFSAGMMRQMTGSDIDIALRTDDLDIGLAAARSIASLMKEKIPEVSEASIDLTEGLPQVEVVIDRDRAYSFGVNVASVANEINASVQGITATVYRSEGKEYSVTLVLEDEDRSSIPDLDRIFVQGTSGRIAVANFARLEKGVGPVSINRENQQRVIHITADILSDSRADQVEEAIKQAIDETLILPESVSLSWEGSWKSVRETGSVFLVIIVMAILLVYGVMAGTYESFRDPFINLFTIPLGIIGVVAIYILTGQNLSMFTAFGFVMLVGIAVNNGIILVDQTNLLASRGVPMRQAIVDAAVSRLRPILMTTLTTLLGMFPLAFFPSANGQMMQPIGLAVFGGLASATLITLFFIPVLYSIVNNRAFKAGAQEASHAQA, from the coding sequence ATGAGTTTTTCCGGAAAAGTATCTGAACACCCGGTTCTCTCTCTCATCGTATTCGCCCTTCTCGGAATCATGAGCATTTTTACCTTATCGGGAATTCCCATCGGGTTGATGCCCGAGATGACGATGCCGGTGCTCATGGTTTCCACGAGCTACGATTCGGCGGGCCCCGAGTCCGTAGAGAAATCCGTCACCTCGCCGCTGGAAACCAGCCTTTCCGGGGTGAGCGGTCTTAACGCGATCACCTCGACCTCGAGCGAGGAATCCTCCATGATCAGGCTCGAGTTCGACTACGGGACGGATCTCGAGTCCGCGTCGAACGACGTGCGCGACAAGCTCGACCGGGTGAAGGGCGCGCTCCCCGACGAAGCGGGAACGCCGACCATCATGAAGTTCGACTCTTCCATGATGCCGATTATGAAGATCGCCGTCCGGGGCGACAGGAGTCCGGAGGACCTCAAGGAGATTGCCGAGAATTATCTTGAGGACCGGCTGTTGCAGGCTTCCGGCGTCGGGAACGTGAGCGTGTCAGGCGGACGCGATAAAATCGTCCGCGTCGAGATTTCTCAGAATCGGCTGGACGCGTACGAGCTTACCATGACCTCGGTGGCCTCCGCCCTCGCGACGCAGAACCTGGAGCTCGGCGGCGGAAAGATCGGCGAGGGCTCCAAGAATTACATCATCAGGACTGTCGGGGAATTTTCCGGCATAGACGAGATCAACGATACGATTGTGGCGGAGAGGAACGGCTACGTGGTCCGCCTGAGGGACGTGGGCCGCGCGTTCGAAGGATACGGGGACGTAAGCTCCTACGCCTATGTGAACGGAGAAAGCGGAGTCTACGTGTCGATTACGAAGCAAAGCTCGGCGAACACGGTGGACGTAGCGGACGCGGTCTACGCGAAGCTCGAGGAGATTCGCGGAATACTTCCGGCGGGCATCTCCCTCGACGTCATTTCCGACGACTCGGAACAGGTTCGCAACACGGTGAACTCTCTGATAGAATCGGCTTTGCAGGGAGCGATTCTCGCGATGCTCGTTCTGATGCTGTTTCTGCGGAACCTCAAGAGCACGCTCATAATGGGAATTTCGATTCCCTTCTCGATACTCATCACATTGCTCGCGATGAAGTTCGCCGGAATCACCATGAACATGATGACCATGACGGGATTGATTCTCGGCGTCGGCATGGTGGTGGACTCGTCCGTCGTCGTTTTGGAGAACATCCATCAGTACCGTGAGCGCGGAACGAAGGCCTCCGTGGCGGCGGTTCTGGGAACGCAGGAAGTGCTGTCGTCAGTCGTCGCCGGAAACCTCACGACGGTTTGCGTGTTCATTCCCATCATCCTTTTTCAAAGCGAACTGGGGATGATCGGCCAGATGATTCCCGATCTTATTTTCACCATCATCTTCGCCCTCGTTTCGAGCCTCTTCGTCGCGATGTTCCTGGTTCCCGTCCTGGCCGGAAAATTTCTTCCGCCGGCGACCCGGGAAGAAAAACCGCTGACGAATCCAGTGCTCAAGGCTGCAGACGAGTCAATCGAAAAAATTCTGTCGAAGCTCGGATTGTGGTACGGCCGCGCGGTGTCGCATCTGTTGAGCCGCCGCAAAGCTACGGCGATAGTCGTCGCGGGATTGTTGACGGTTTCGCTTGCGTTCACGACGAAGCTGAATCTCGTGCTCATGCCGAATATGCGCGACGAAGGAATCACGTTGAACGTCAGCCTTCCAATCGGCACCAAGCTCGAGGAAACCGACGCGGTGCTTCGCGCTTTTGAAACAATAGTCCGCGAGGAAACAAAAGGATGGGAGTCCATCGTGACGAGCGTCGGCTCGGGCGGAGGGTTTTCTTCCGGAAACGCTTCTTATAAGGGAAGCCTGTCCGTGCAGCTTCCCGACGCCGACGAACAGATCGATTCGGCCGACGATATTACGGCAAAGCTCCGCTCTCATTTCGACGAATATCCGTCCGTTACTTTCAGTTTCTCCGCCGGAATGATGCGGCAGATGACCGGCTCGGACATCGACATCGCGCTGAGAACCGACGATCTTGACATCGGCCTGGCGGCAGCCCGCTCCATAGCCTCCCTCATGAAGGAAAAAATCCCCGAGGTTTCCGAGGCGAGCATCGACTTGACGGAAGGCCTTCCCCAGGTGGAAGTGGTTATCGACCGGGATCGGGCGTATTCGTTCGGCGTGAACGTCGCATCGGTCGCGAACGAAATCAACGCGAGCGTGCAGGGAATTACGGCGACGGTATATCGATCGGAGGGCAAGGAATATTCGGTCACGCTCGTCCTGGAAGACGAAGACCGCTCGAGCATTCCCGACCTCGACCGCATCTTCGTACAGGGGACTTCCGGAAGAATCGCGGTAGCGAATTTCGCCCGTTTGGAAAAGGGAGTCGGTCCGGTGAGCATCAACCGGGAAAATCAGCAGCGGGTGATTCATATCACCGCGGATATTCTGTCCGACAGCCGGGCGGATCAGGTAGAAGAAGCGATTAAACAAGCCATCGACGAAACCCTTATTTTGCCCGAAAGCGTTTCTCTTTCCTGGGAGGGCTCGTGGAAGAGCGTGAGGGAGACCGGGTCGGTATTCCTCGTCATCATCGTCATGGCGATTTTGCTGGTGTACGGCGTCATGGCCGGAACCTACGAATCGTTCCGGGATCCCTTCATCAATCTGTTCACCATTCCTTTGGGGATTATCGGAGTAGTCGCGATATACATTCTGACCGGGCAGAACCTGTCGATGTTCACCGCATTCGGCTTCGTCATGCTCGTGGGAATCGCGGTAAACAACGGAATCATTCTCGTCGACCAGACGAATCTGCTCGCCTCCCGCGGAGTTCCCATGCGGCAGGCCATCGTCGACGCGGCGGTTTCGCGCCTCAGGCCGATTCTGATGACGACATTGACGACCCTGCTCGGGATGTTTCCGCTTGCGTTTTTTCCATCGGCGAACGGCCAGATGATGCAGCCCATCGGGCTGGCGGTGTTCGGCGGCCTCGCGTCGGCGACACTCATCACTCTGTTCTTCATCCCGGTGCTCTATTCGATAGTAAACAATCGCGCCTTTAAAGCGGGCGCACAGGAGGCTTCCCATGCACAGGCTTGA
- a CDS encoding efflux RND transporter periplasmic adaptor subunit, which yields MKLKNIVLIAAFAAAAALVIVMPKNGGASAGGPAGSGSAAGTRPGAGPSGARAAAGASSFRITAVAAEIADVRSYIETNGDVEADNTVEVYPDIAGRLVSLRAGLGSFVRKGDAIAEIDPSKPGASYAISQVLAPISGTVTSLPLTAGSTVSASSVVAVIGDISRLEVSARIPERDVGMLKNGLKAEVSVEAYPGEIFAATVASVSPLVDSVSRTKEIRLAFDSVDARINAGMFARVKLYTTVNENAVVVPESALLAGEGENYLYVVNADSTVSRRDVSVGATVDGRAVVASGLEAGERVAVEGIVSLSDGASVKVIGDPASSLGGES from the coding sequence ATGAAACTGAAAAACATCGTATTGATCGCGGCATTCGCCGCGGCGGCGGCCCTCGTTATCGTGATGCCGAAAAACGGCGGCGCTTCCGCCGGCGGACCTGCGGGAAGCGGATCCGCAGCGGGAACGCGGCCCGGAGCCGGACCGTCAGGAGCGAGGGCGGCCGCCGGAGCGTCGTCGTTCCGGATCACCGCCGTTGCCGCGGAAATAGCGGATGTGCGTTCGTATATTGAAACAAACGGCGACGTGGAAGCGGACAACACCGTAGAGGTGTATCCAGACATCGCCGGAAGGCTTGTATCTCTGCGGGCCGGTTTGGGATCGTTCGTTCGCAAGGGAGACGCGATCGCTGAAATTGATCCGTCGAAGCCCGGCGCGAGCTATGCGATCAGCCAGGTTCTCGCGCCGATTTCCGGCACCGTGACATCCCTTCCGCTTACCGCAGGCTCGACGGTTTCGGCTTCGAGCGTAGTCGCCGTGATCGGGGACATCAGCCGGCTTGAGGTGAGCGCCAGGATTCCCGAGCGCGACGTCGGCATGCTTAAAAACGGGCTGAAAGCCGAAGTTTCAGTGGAAGCCTATCCCGGAGAAATCTTCGCCGCGACTGTGGCCTCTGTTTCGCCGTTGGTTGATTCTGTTTCCCGCACGAAGGAAATCCGTCTTGCGTTCGATTCGGTAGACGCCCGCATCAACGCGGGAATGTTCGCCCGGGTCAAACTCTATACCACGGTGAACGAAAACGCGGTGGTCGTCCCCGAAAGCGCCCTCCTTGCCGGGGAAGGCGAAAACTATCTTTATGTGGTCAACGCCGATTCCACCGTATCGCGGCGGGATGTGTCCGTCGGCGCAACGGTGGACGGAAGAGCCGTCGTCGCTTCCGGGCTCGAAGCCGGAGAGCGCGTCGCGGTTGAAGGAATCGTTTCTCTTTCCGACGGTGCTTCCGTAAAAGTCATCGGGGACCCGGCTTCTTCCCTGGGAGGCGAATCATGA
- a CDS encoding TolC family protein, with translation MKKLIFTAAIAFAGAVLFSAERTLTLEDAVASALENNASVRRSALSLQAAERKEANSWNEFLPTASVGASWTENAANSAEVVGVTASASLTLSPALFADIEQTKLDLEAGRISREKAFRDVELAVRKTFYSLLYQREYLELLSGSIETARARYEQTLEKRNAGLVPEVDALSARVELESLVPDYEAAKTSYANSLDSFKQAIGIDPADEIALEGGLDEALGIGDIDADGLDAQSASVALLENSVKAAESALKGAVMTNRLPSVSLSALMNPSRVLSSGAEWTESASLTASVSLSLDSFLPFSSRAEQIRTAADAQADLEIQLEDERLSAELELSSLLRSIAQSKSSLSARASAVELAKRNYQLTEEAYLKGAKDLLSLQSSADSLKEAEASLKQQSYALLAAVLELEYASGVPFGTLGRK, from the coding sequence TTGAAAAAACTGATTTTTACGGCGGCAATCGCGTTTGCCGGAGCGGTTTTATTTTCCGCGGAACGTACGTTGACCCTTGAGGACGCGGTGGCGTCGGCGCTTGAAAACAACGCGTCGGTCAGGCGGAGCGCCCTTTCCCTGCAGGCGGCGGAGCGGAAAGAGGCGAACTCATGGAACGAATTTCTGCCTACGGCGTCCGTCGGAGCTTCATGGACGGAAAACGCGGCGAACTCTGCGGAGGTCGTCGGCGTGACCGCTTCTGCTTCGTTGACGCTTTCGCCTGCGCTTTTTGCGGATATTGAACAGACGAAGCTCGATCTTGAGGCCGGGCGCATTTCGCGCGAAAAGGCTTTTCGCGACGTCGAGCTCGCGGTGAGGAAAACCTTTTATTCGCTTCTGTATCAGCGAGAATATCTTGAACTCCTTTCAGGCTCTATCGAAACTGCCCGGGCGCGGTACGAGCAAACTCTGGAAAAGCGCAATGCAGGCCTGGTTCCCGAGGTGGACGCCCTTTCCGCCCGGGTCGAGCTCGAATCTCTCGTCCCCGACTATGAAGCCGCCAAGACTAGCTACGCGAATTCTCTCGATTCATTCAAACAGGCGATCGGCATCGACCCTGCAGATGAGATAGCGCTTGAAGGCGGCCTCGACGAAGCTCTCGGCATCGGGGACATCGATGCGGACGGCCTCGACGCGCAGTCCGCCTCTGTCGCCTTGCTCGAAAACAGCGTGAAGGCGGCCGAATCTGCTCTTAAGGGCGCGGTTATGACGAATCGGCTACCGTCTGTTTCGCTTTCGGCGCTTATGAATCCGAGCAGGGTTTTGTCGTCGGGCGCCGAATGGACCGAGTCTGCTTCTTTGACGGCATCGGTTTCCCTTTCCCTGGATTCGTTCCTGCCGTTTTCGTCCAGGGCGGAGCAGATCAGGACTGCGGCCGATGCCCAGGCGGATCTTGAAATTCAGCTCGAGGATGAGCGGCTCTCGGCCGAACTAGAGCTCTCGTCTCTCTTGCGCAGCATCGCCCAATCGAAAAGCAGTCTTTCGGCCCGCGCATCCGCCGTGGAACTAGCAAAGCGGAATTATCAATTGACGGAGGAAGCGTACCTCAAAGGCGCGAAGGATCTTTTAAGCCTGCAGTCGTCAGCTGATTCCTTGAAGGAGGCTGAGGCCTCGTTGAAGCAACAGTCTTATGCGCTCCTGGCGGCTGTTCTTGAACTTGAATACGCATCGGGAGTTCCCTTCGGAACCCTGGGGAGGAAATAA
- a CDS encoding response regulator transcription factor produces the protein MKTRILIIEDVAELAELVSLYLEKEGMETLRCESAEEALERLDGWKPDLVVLDLNLPGMSGFDFLSRYRKTNSGPVLIVSARNADEDIIEGLSGGADEFVSKPFSPRVLVARVRAMLRRAQDSGTEARNAREISFGPFVLDADACILKKNGKRIPLSAKEFDVLFCLASSPGKALSPELIYQTAWDNAYGDLTAVAVYIQRLRKKIEDGSGMRFIETVHGKGYRFAPEGDGEEQ, from the coding sequence GTGAAAACAAGAATACTTATAATAGAAGACGTCGCCGAACTCGCGGAGCTCGTCAGCCTTTACCTTGAAAAAGAAGGCATGGAAACCCTGCGTTGCGAATCGGCGGAAGAAGCTCTTGAACGCCTCGACGGATGGAAGCCGGATCTCGTCGTCCTCGATCTGAATCTGCCCGGCATGAGCGGCTTCGATTTCCTGAGCCGATACCGCAAGACTAACTCCGGTCCCGTCCTCATCGTCTCTGCGAGAAACGCGGACGAAGACATAATAGAAGGATTAAGCGGAGGAGCCGACGAGTTCGTCTCGAAACCCTTTTCCCCCCGCGTCCTCGTCGCCCGCGTTCGAGCGATGCTCCGCCGCGCACAGGATTCCGGGACGGAAGCGCGGAATGCCCGCGAAATCTCATTCGGACCCTTCGTCCTCGATGCCGACGCGTGCATCCTCAAAAAAAACGGAAAACGGATTCCCCTCTCGGCCAAGGAATTCGACGTGCTCTTCTGCCTCGCATCCTCTCCCGGAAAAGCGCTCTCCCCCGAACTGATCTACCAGACCGCCTGGGACAACGCCTACGGGGATCTAACCGCGGTCGCGGTCTACATCCAGCGGCTGAGGAAAAAAATCGAGGACGGAAGCGGGATGCGCTTCATCGAAACGGTGCACGGCAAAGGCTACCGCTTCGCGCCGGAAGGAGACGGAGAAGAACAATGA
- a CDS encoding HAMP domain-containing sensor histidine kinase, whose protein sequence is MKIRTQFAALIIGIILVPFSIMVGALVFSWAREPERILIPGYKEISEIAGTDIDPEQWRELAKILERRPAAIENLVLGANQTILYSGFAHYDAGRTFGYEDLFNLMRDTSHQYFYQLDRPTEKGTDEEASNFLVVSRVMRKERRPPDHITILFRGMSLVFFSILAFSLAMSSVIARSITRSVTLLDEHTRRIASGELDLALEARGSNEITSLTDSFNRMRLALKDAQVRRNRFIMGVSHDLKTPLALIKGYAEAISDGLAEEPASRAKALEIIGTKVAQLEGMIDDLIGFVKLDSGEWRQNLRLQSVGPLLRDFASRFSSDAELYHRTALADINIPDDIRVPLDDRLFVRALENLAGNALRFTEEGGTIRIDGLVSKGLVKISVSDDGIGISAEDLPRIFDLFYRGTASRREEGMGMGLAVVKTVADSHGWEIRAASEPAKGSVFTIEIPYDA, encoded by the coding sequence ATGAAAATACGGACGCAGTTCGCGGCACTTATCATCGGCATCATTCTGGTTCCCTTCTCGATCATGGTGGGAGCCCTCGTCTTCAGCTGGGCGCGGGAACCGGAAAGAATTCTTATTCCCGGCTATAAGGAAATAAGCGAAATAGCCGGAACCGACATCGATCCGGAGCAATGGAGGGAGCTTGCGAAGATTCTTGAACGGAGGCCGGCAGCGATCGAGAATCTCGTACTCGGAGCGAACCAGACCATCCTCTATTCCGGCTTTGCGCACTACGATGCCGGCCGAACCTTCGGCTACGAGGATTTGTTCAATCTGATGCGGGATACGAGCCATCAATATTTTTATCAGCTCGACCGCCCGACAGAAAAAGGAACCGACGAAGAAGCTTCGAACTTCCTCGTCGTATCCCGCGTCATGCGGAAGGAACGCCGCCCGCCCGACCATATCACGATTCTGTTCAGGGGAATGTCCCTTGTCTTTTTTTCCATACTCGCCTTCTCCCTCGCCATGAGCAGCGTAATCGCGAGATCCATCACCAGATCCGTCACCCTCCTGGACGAACACACCCGGCGCATCGCCTCCGGCGAGCTCGACCTCGCGCTCGAAGCACGGGGAAGCAATGAAATCACCTCCCTTACCGATTCCTTTAACAGAATGCGGCTTGCCCTCAAGGACGCCCAGGTCCGGCGGAACCGATTCATCATGGGAGTCAGCCACGATTTGAAGACTCCGCTCGCCCTCATCAAGGGATACGCCGAAGCCATCTCGGACGGACTCGCGGAAGAACCGGCAAGCAGGGCAAAAGCCCTGGAAATCATCGGAACGAAGGTCGCGCAGCTTGAAGGCATGATCGACGACCTCATCGGCTTCGTAAAGCTCGACTCGGGGGAATGGAGGCAGAATCTCCGCCTCCAGAGCGTCGGCCCCCTTCTCAGGGATTTCGCATCGCGGTTTTCGTCCGACGCGGAGCTTTACCACCGCACGGCGCTCGCGGACATCAACATTCCGGACGACATCCGCGTTCCGCTGGACGATCGGCTATTCGTCAGGGCGCTTGAAAATCTTGCCGGCAACGCCCTCCGCTTTACGGAAGAAGGCGGCACCATACGCATAGACGGACTCGTCTCGAAAGGCCTCGTCAAAATCAGCGTCTCAGACGACGGCATAGGCATTTCGGCGGAAGACCTTCCCCGCATCTTCGACCTCTTTTATCGCGGCACCGCCTCGCGCAGGGAAGAAGGCATGGGCATGGGGCTCGCGGTAGTGAAGACGGTCGCGGACTCCCACGGATGGGAAATCCGCGCCGCCTCCGAACCGGCCAAGGGAAGCGTGTTTACGATCGAAATTCCGTACGATGCCTGA
- a CDS encoding desulfoferrodoxin family protein: MSTEPKFYICKHCGNLVGVIHESGVPIVCCGENMTEIKANTVDAAKEKHVPVITVSGSTVTVAVGSVEHPMTAEHYIQWVYIETEKGGQRKSFKPGDKPVVSFALTADDKMVAAYEYCNLHGLWKATV; encoded by the coding sequence ATGAGCACAGAACCGAAATTCTACATCTGCAAACACTGCGGAAACCTGGTGGGAGTCATCCATGAATCAGGCGTGCCGATAGTATGCTGCGGAGAAAACATGACGGAAATCAAGGCGAACACCGTAGACGCCGCCAAGGAAAAACACGTACCGGTCATCACCGTATCAGGCTCCACCGTCACCGTGGCTGTCGGCTCAGTCGAACACCCCATGACCGCCGAACACTACATCCAGTGGGTCTACATCGAAACCGAAAAAGGCGGCCAGCGCAAATCCTTCAAGCCCGGCGACAAGCCCGTCGTATCCTTCGCCCTCACCGCCGACGACAAAATGGTTGCGGCCTACGAATACTGCAATCTCCACGGCCTGTGGAAGGCGACCGTCTAA
- a CDS encoding SdpI family protein: MKKIDPVFAVLGALSIVQLAASIAICPSLPETIPFHWNASGQVDNWASRPWSILLAAFPLVMIVLAAVIPRLDPKSENYERHWPSYRLIMAMVTILMAGLYWMTIAISLDLWNPDVSRVVPAAIGVLFIVIGNYLPRVRHNYTLGIRLPWTLASERVWTKTHRFGGALFMIVGLVLVAGVFISPTARFVSLIFGLAVLIGATSFYSWILWKKEQRGEKKNTD; the protein is encoded by the coding sequence ATGAAAAAGATTGATCCGGTTTTTGCGGTTCTCGGAGCTCTCTCCATCGTTCAGCTCGCGGCCTCGATCGCTATTTGCCCGTCGCTTCCGGAAACCATACCCTTCCACTGGAACGCTTCGGGCCAGGTCGACAACTGGGCGAGCCGACCCTGGTCCATCCTGCTCGCGGCCTTTCCGCTCGTCATGATCGTTCTTGCGGCCGTCATTCCCCGGCTCGACCCGAAATCCGAAAACTACGAACGCCACTGGCCGTCCTACCGTCTCATCATGGCGATGGTTACGATCCTGATGGCCGGCCTCTACTGGATGACGATCGCGATCTCTCTCGATCTCTGGAATCCCGACGTCTCGCGCGTCGTTCCCGCGGCGATCGGCGTACTGTTCATCGTGATCGGCAACTACCTTCCCCGCGTGCGGCACAACTACACCCTCGGCATCAGGCTCCCCTGGACGCTCGCAAGCGAACGGGTGTGGACCAAAACCCACCGTTTCGGCGGCGCCCTCTTTATGATAGTCGGCCTCGTTCTTGTCGCCGGCGTATTCATATCACCCACGGCCCGCTTCGTCTCCCTGATCTTCGGCCTCGCCGTACTCATCGGCGCTACAAGCTTCTACTCGTGGATTCTCTGGAAGAAGGAACAGCGGGGAGAAAAAAAGAATACAGATTGA